One genomic segment of Cardinium endosymbiont of Philonthus spinipes includes these proteins:
- a CDS encoding exonuclease domain-containing protein → MSLKLTNPLIFLDLETTGTNVVHDRIVEIAMIKLMPDGKRLTFYKRVDPEQTIPIEASLIHGIYAEDLKGKPTFKQIGKELIAFLKGADLAGFNLLRFDIPILAESFLRADLDFKVENRKIVDVQKLFHLMEKRTLKAAYLFYCQKELEGAHNAMVDIEATLEILVEQVKRYENQSVVDALGNTLGIIKNDVATLHDLTNTNMVDFAGRIVYNEQHIPTFNFGKHKGKTVAEVLKLEPSYYNWMIQGDFPLDTKRKLTQIKMGIM, encoded by the coding sequence ATGAGCTTAAAATTAACCAACCCACTTATTTTTTTAGACTTAGAGACTACGGGTACCAACGTAGTACATGATCGCATCGTAGAAATTGCAATGATTAAGTTGATGCCAGATGGGAAGCGCTTAACCTTTTATAAAAGAGTCGATCCAGAACAAACCATTCCTATTGAAGCCAGTTTAATTCATGGTATTTATGCAGAGGATCTAAAAGGCAAACCAACTTTTAAACAAATCGGTAAAGAATTGATTGCTTTTCTAAAGGGCGCTGATCTAGCTGGTTTTAATCTACTTCGTTTTGATATACCCATATTAGCAGAAAGCTTTTTGCGTGCAGATTTAGACTTTAAAGTAGAAAATCGCAAGATTGTAGATGTGCAAAAACTGTTTCACCTAATGGAAAAAAGAACATTAAAAGCAGCCTATCTATTCTATTGTCAAAAGGAGCTAGAAGGGGCCCATAATGCCATGGTAGATATAGAAGCCACACTAGAGATATTGGTAGAGCAAGTAAAAAGATATGAAAATCAGTCTGTAGTAGATGCTTTAGGCAATACATTAGGGATTATAAAAAATGATGTAGCTACCTTACATGATTTAACCAATACCAATATGGTTGATTTTGCAGGCAGAATTGTTTACAACGAGCAACATATCCCTACCTTTAACTTTGGCAAACACAAAGGAAAAACAGTAGCCGAAGTGCTCAAACTAGAACCCTCTTACTATAATTGGATGATTCAAGGAGATTTTCCTTTGGATACCAAACGTAAACTAACACAAATTAAAATGGGGATCATGTAA
- the mutY gene encoding A/G-specific adenine glycosylase: protein MVISTLTHVTFRKLLLAWYASHQRSLPWRFTKDPYKIWLSEIILQQTRVAQGLPYYERFIAKYPSVTALASATEQEVLRLWQGLGYYSRARNLHHCAQTIVAQHNGFFPTSYQALRMLKGIGPYTAAAIAAVAFKEVVAAVDGNVYRVLARIFGLTYDVGTSQGRKQMHQFATLLVDHLQPDTYSQAIMDFGALQCTPASPCCATCIFKNYCIAFYTDRQKVLPVKSNKLHKRIRYFDYFILTYGDVIYMKKRIKSDIWKGMYDFYLLENEQRLVVNQMNDPLFCLAQKHHLPVVTFEKEERHLLTHQKLLVKFHKIEVTSAFLQEANHLFNQFSLVSFNRAEIETLPKPILIQNFLKKLNDCTVFE from the coding sequence ATGGTCATTAGTACGCTTACCCATGTTACCTTTCGTAAATTGTTGCTTGCTTGGTATGCCTCACATCAGCGTTCTTTACCCTGGCGTTTTACTAAGGATCCATATAAGATATGGTTATCAGAAATTATTTTACAACAAACAAGAGTAGCTCAGGGGTTGCCTTATTATGAGCGGTTTATAGCTAAATATCCTTCCGTAACCGCTCTAGCCAGTGCTACAGAGCAGGAGGTGCTACGTTTGTGGCAGGGATTGGGGTACTATAGTAGAGCACGGAACCTACACCATTGTGCGCAAACCATTGTTGCGCAACATAATGGCTTTTTTCCCACTAGTTATCAAGCATTACGAATGCTTAAGGGCATTGGACCTTATACAGCTGCAGCCATTGCTGCGGTTGCTTTTAAAGAAGTAGTTGCTGCGGTAGATGGAAATGTTTACCGTGTATTGGCACGTATTTTTGGCCTAACCTATGATGTGGGTACATCGCAAGGAAGGAAACAAATGCATCAATTTGCTACTCTATTGGTAGATCATTTGCAACCTGATACCTATAGTCAAGCTATTATGGATTTTGGTGCGCTCCAATGTACACCAGCATCTCCTTGTTGTGCTACCTGTATTTTTAAAAACTATTGTATTGCTTTTTATACTGATAGGCAGAAAGTATTGCCTGTTAAAAGTAATAAGCTACATAAAAGGATCCGTTATTTTGACTATTTCATTTTGACATATGGGGATGTTATATATATGAAAAAACGTATAAAAAGTGATATTTGGAAAGGGATGTATGATTTCTATTTATTAGAAAATGAGCAGCGTTTGGTTGTAAATCAGATGAATGATCCTTTGTTTTGTCTGGCCCAAAAACATCACTTACCTGTTGTTACTTTTGAAAAAGAGGAGCGCCATTTGTTGACCCATCAGAAGTTGTTGGTAAAATTTCATAAAATAGAGGTTACGTCAGCTTTCTTGCAAGAAGCAAACCATCTATTCAATCAATTTTCTTTGGTATCATTTAATCGCGCAGAGATTGAAACTTTACCCAAACCTATATTGATTCAAAATTTTTTAAAAAAGTTGAACGATTGCACAGTATTTGAATAG